From a region of the Vicinamibacterales bacterium genome:
- a CDS encoding c-type cytochrome, which yields MRQHVVLAAAAGVLLSSILIRAQAPQPPTPAPAGTPGGAAAQAPQAPGGRGRGQGQGFPAQQRKLADAAVIERGGTLYGINCRLCHGADLRGGDMGGVNLLRSPIVLGDQDGELIYPVVHNGKQTEGLPPMPPLPLPEADVKAVAAYVHSVAARMAGQGGPPPGEAKELNILVGDAAAGQRYFDANCASCHAAAGDMAGVATRYPTPVALQSAWVAGGGGGRGGRGAAPAGRTPKPVTAVVTTRDGQRVEGRLDRIDDFLVTVTLADGTQKTFARSGNSPTIAITDPLDGHRQLWRKLTDKDIHDVTAYLVTLK from the coding sequence ATGCGACAGCACGTGGTTCTGGCAGCGGCCGCTGGTGTGCTGCTGTCCAGCATTCTGATACGCGCGCAGGCGCCGCAACCCCCGACGCCGGCGCCGGCCGGGACGCCTGGCGGCGCCGCCGCGCAGGCACCGCAGGCCCCCGGCGGCCGCGGACGCGGCCAGGGACAGGGATTCCCAGCACAGCAGCGCAAGCTCGCCGATGCCGCCGTCATCGAGCGCGGGGGCACGCTGTACGGCATCAACTGCCGCCTCTGCCACGGGGCCGACCTTCGCGGCGGCGACATGGGCGGGGTCAACCTCCTGCGCTCGCCGATCGTGCTCGGCGATCAGGACGGCGAGCTCATCTACCCGGTCGTCCACAACGGCAAGCAGACCGAAGGGCTGCCGCCGATGCCGCCGCTGCCGCTCCCAGAGGCCGACGTGAAGGCGGTCGCGGCCTACGTGCATAGCGTGGCCGCACGCATGGCCGGACAGGGCGGGCCGCCGCCGGGAGAGGCCAAGGAACTGAACATTCTCGTCGGAGACGCGGCCGCGGGTCAGCGGTATTTCGATGCGAACTGCGCGAGTTGTCACGCCGCGGCCGGCGACATGGCCGGCGTGGCGACGCGCTATCCGACGCCGGTCGCGCTGCAGAGCGCCTGGGTCGCGGGCGGCGGCGGCGGCCGCGGCGGACGCGGTGCCGCGCCGGCCGGACGCACGCCGAAGCCGGTGACGGCGGTGGTGACCACCCGAGACGGCCAGCGCGTCGAAGGACGCCTGGACCGCATCGACGACTTCCTGGTGACGGTCACGCTCGCCGACGGCACGCAGAAGACCTTTGCCCGATCGGGCAACTCACCGACCATCGCGATCACCGATCCGCTCGACGGCCATCGGCAGTTGTGGCGGAAGCTGACCGACAAGGACATTCACGACGTGACCGCATATCTGGTGACACTGAAATGA
- a CDS encoding LacI family DNA-binding transcriptional regulator produces MPNIYEVAKRAGVSPSTVSRVLSQPGVVSAKTRIRVLRAVDLLGYTPNSTAKHLRTARTGKLLVTVPDISNPFFSLILQGIEDAAQREAYAVLLGDTQHDEQREQRYATMLSSKEADGLIFLGHRLPEAAHARVRFAAPRCAPVVNGCEFNPRVGVPSVHIDNAVAAMDAMAHLYDLGHRRIGVVTGPLASPLSRDRLRGASAIAGQRGGDDLMIAGGDFTVESGVAAAARLLAGRVRPTAIFCFNDEMAMGVLDYARRQSLSVPADLSVVGFDDIRFARYTQPALTTIAQPMREIGEGTVRLLLSILADDSVAPASVTLPHRLVVRATTAPPGSRHGSDHA; encoded by the coding sequence GTGCCGAATATCTACGAAGTGGCGAAGCGCGCCGGCGTCTCCCCCTCCACCGTGTCGCGGGTGCTCAGCCAGCCAGGGGTCGTCTCCGCGAAAACCCGGATCCGGGTCCTCCGCGCGGTCGACCTGCTCGGCTACACGCCCAATTCGACGGCCAAGCACCTGCGAACCGCGCGCACCGGCAAGCTGCTCGTCACCGTGCCCGACATCTCCAACCCGTTCTTTTCGCTCATCCTGCAGGGGATCGAGGACGCGGCGCAGCGGGAGGCGTACGCGGTGCTGCTCGGCGACACCCAGCACGACGAGCAGCGGGAGCAGCGCTACGCGACGATGCTGAGCAGCAAGGAGGCCGACGGCCTGATCTTCCTCGGCCATCGCCTGCCCGAGGCGGCACACGCGCGCGTCAGGTTTGCGGCGCCGCGCTGCGCGCCGGTCGTCAACGGCTGCGAGTTCAACCCGCGGGTCGGCGTGCCGAGCGTCCACATCGACAACGCGGTCGCGGCGATGGACGCCATGGCGCACCTCTACGATCTCGGACACCGCCGCATCGGCGTGGTCACCGGCCCGCTCGCCAGCCCGCTCTCGCGCGACCGCCTTCGCGGCGCTTCGGCGATCGCCGGGCAGCGTGGCGGTGACGACTTGATGATCGCGGGCGGCGACTTCACCGTCGAGTCCGGCGTCGCGGCGGCCGCGCGGCTCCTCGCCGGCCGCGTGCGGCCGACGGCGATCTTCTGCTTCAACGACGAGATGGCGATGGGCGTGCTCGACTACGCCCGCCGGCAGTCCCTCAGCGTACCGGCCGATCTCTCCGTCGTCGGCTTCGACGACATCCGCTTCGCCCGCTACACCCAGCCGGCGTTGACGACGATCGCGCAGCCGATGCGCGAGATCGGCGAAGGCACGGTCAGGCTGCTGCTCTCGATCCTCGCCGACGACTCGGTCGCGCCGGCGTCGGTGACGCTGCCGCACCGCCTCGTCGTCCGCGCGACGACCGCGCCGCCCGGTTCGCGACACGGGTCGGATCACGCATAG
- a CDS encoding TIM barrel protein: protein MPTREERVHRAMDGFRIELPSWGFANTGTRFGKFLQPAAAATIEEKFSDAGQVHALTGVCPTLALHVLWDLPAGSGGAAEIARLSALYGVRAGSINPNLFQDQEYKHGSFANPDSAVRQRARQHVVDSIGIAGALGSRDVSLWFADGSNYPGTANIRQRRAWFVEHLQASHRALAIDQRLLVEYKPFEPAFYHTDIADWGMALLLARAAGPQARVLVDTGHHYASQNIEQIVAWLLAEGMLGGFHFNDRRYGDDDLTLGSIDPYQVFRIFHEIRAYAHETGGEPDIAYMIDQSHNLKGKIEAMIQTVSIAQALFAKAALVDHEALAVAQRRSDLVAAEGILQDAFATDVRPAIREWRITRHLSPDPQVAFRESGYLERITRARGSREGGSASYA from the coding sequence ATGCCAACGAGAGAGGAACGCGTGCACCGGGCCATGGACGGCTTTCGCATCGAGCTGCCGTCGTGGGGCTTCGCCAATACGGGGACCCGCTTCGGGAAGTTCCTGCAGCCGGCGGCGGCGGCGACGATCGAGGAGAAGTTCAGCGACGCCGGGCAGGTCCATGCGCTGACCGGCGTCTGTCCGACGCTGGCGCTGCACGTGCTCTGGGACCTGCCGGCCGGTAGCGGCGGCGCGGCCGAGATCGCGCGATTGTCGGCCCTCTACGGCGTCCGTGCCGGCTCGATCAATCCCAATCTGTTCCAGGACCAGGAATACAAGCACGGCTCGTTCGCCAATCCCGATTCCGCCGTGCGCCAGCGCGCCCGGCAGCACGTCGTCGACAGCATCGGGATCGCCGGCGCGCTCGGCAGCCGGGACGTCTCGCTGTGGTTCGCTGACGGCTCGAACTACCCTGGCACGGCCAATATCCGCCAGCGCCGCGCCTGGTTCGTCGAACATCTGCAGGCGAGCCACCGCGCGCTCGCGATCGATCAGCGCCTGCTCGTCGAGTACAAGCCGTTCGAGCCGGCGTTCTACCACACCGACATCGCTGACTGGGGCATGGCGCTGCTGCTGGCGCGCGCCGCCGGTCCGCAGGCGCGCGTCCTCGTCGACACCGGCCATCACTACGCGTCGCAGAACATCGAGCAGATCGTCGCCTGGCTGCTCGCCGAGGGGATGCTCGGCGGTTTTCACTTCAACGACCGCCGCTATGGCGATGACGATCTCACGCTCGGCTCGATCGATCCGTACCAGGTGTTCCGCATCTTCCACGAGATTCGTGCCTACGCGCACGAGACCGGCGGCGAGCCCGACATCGCCTACATGATCGACCAGAGCCACAACCTGAAAGGCAAGATCGAGGCGATGATCCAGACCGTGTCGATCGCGCAGGCGCTCTTCGCGAAGGCGGCGCTCGTTGATCACGAGGCGCTGGCGGTCGCGCAGCGCCGGAGCGATCTCGTCGCCGCGGAGGGGATCCTGCAGGACGCGTTTGCCACCGACGTCCGCCCGGCGATTCGCGAGTGGCGGATCACCCGGCACCTGTCGCCCGATCCGCAGGTGGCGTTCCGCGAGAGTGGTTACCTCGAACGGATCACGCGCGCGCGCGGCTCGCGCGAGGGGGGAAGCGCGTCCTATGCGTGA
- a CDS encoding substrate-binding domain-containing protein yields MKRNEWILAAALAAEVAVFAAVAPRFATVTNLFEILRASVELGLLAIALTPVIVTGGIDVSVGAMMGLAAVVFGAAMVDWHASVPVALGAALGAGVLGGVLNATVIAGLDVPPLIVTLGSMSLFRGIAEGMTGAATNYTGFPRAFLAFGQGYAGGVMPWQVPLFAAVFAGYALLLHRMPAGRAYYAVGFGAAGARYAGIDVRRRLWWLYVLTGLMASVAAIVYVSHLGQARSDAGSGYELDAIAAVVLGGTSVFGGRGSLWGTLLGLAAISVLRNGFELAAWPSELAGVMTGGLLIVTMALDRVGIGISPRAEVGAAREEFTVKNAQVAALCAAVIAAGGIVAGTNAWLVRTIGGSGAATSTRTAAAAPSGDTAAGRRPVVAMMPKAKGDPYFISCRAGAEEAAKEAGVDLIWDGPTSLDAARQNELVENWITRRVDAIAVAVENRGGISSVLRKAREHGIKVLTWDADAEPDARDFFVNQATPEGIATTLTDEAARLLNGEGQFAIVTGALSAANQNEWIANIRARLAAKYPKLALATIRPSDDDRDKAFAETQTILRVNPAVTLVMAISAPAVPGAAEAVRQAGRSGAVKVIGLSLPNMNKPYVHSGVVQAVILWNTRDLGYLTVVSASQLVRQTIAAGATSLEAGRLGRIQVRGSEIILGAPLLMNKSNIDRYDF; encoded by the coding sequence GTGAAGCGGAACGAGTGGATCCTCGCCGCCGCGCTGGCCGCTGAAGTGGCCGTGTTCGCGGCGGTGGCGCCGCGCTTTGCGACGGTCACCAATCTGTTCGAGATCCTGCGCGCCAGCGTCGAGCTCGGACTGCTCGCGATCGCGCTGACGCCAGTGATCGTCACCGGCGGCATCGACGTTTCGGTCGGCGCGATGATGGGGCTGGCGGCGGTCGTCTTCGGCGCGGCGATGGTCGACTGGCATGCCAGCGTGCCGGTGGCGCTCGGCGCGGCGCTCGGCGCGGGGGTGTTGGGCGGGGTGCTGAACGCCACCGTCATTGCCGGCCTCGACGTCCCGCCGCTCATCGTCACGCTCGGGTCGATGTCGCTCTTCCGCGGCATCGCGGAGGGAATGACGGGCGCGGCGACCAACTACACCGGCTTTCCGCGTGCGTTCCTGGCCTTCGGTCAGGGCTATGCAGGCGGCGTGATGCCGTGGCAGGTCCCGCTGTTCGCGGCGGTGTTCGCCGGCTATGCGCTCCTGCTGCACCGGATGCCGGCTGGTCGCGCCTACTACGCCGTCGGCTTCGGCGCGGCCGGGGCCCGCTACGCCGGCATCGACGTGCGCCGCCGCCTGTGGTGGCTCTACGTGCTGACCGGCCTGATGGCGAGTGTCGCGGCGATCGTCTACGTCTCCCACCTCGGACAGGCGCGATCCGACGCGGGCAGCGGCTACGAGCTGGACGCGATCGCGGCAGTCGTGCTCGGCGGCACGTCGGTGTTTGGCGGACGCGGCTCGCTCTGGGGTACGCTGCTCGGTCTCGCGGCGATTAGCGTGCTGCGCAACGGCTTCGAGCTCGCCGCGTGGCCGTCGGAGCTGGCGGGCGTGATGACGGGCGGGCTGCTCATCGTCACGATGGCGCTCGATCGCGTCGGCATCGGCATCAGCCCTCGCGCCGAGGTGGGCGCGGCGAGAGAGGAGTTCACGGTGAAGAATGCTCAGGTGGCGGCGCTCTGCGCCGCGGTGATCGCCGCGGGGGGCATCGTTGCCGGCACGAACGCATGGCTGGTGCGTACGATCGGCGGCAGCGGCGCGGCGACGTCAACGCGCACGGCTGCGGCGGCGCCGAGTGGCGATACCGCGGCCGGCCGGCGGCCGGTCGTCGCGATGATGCCGAAGGCGAAAGGCGATCCGTATTTCATCAGCTGCCGCGCCGGCGCCGAAGAGGCGGCGAAGGAGGCCGGCGTCGACCTGATATGGGATGGGCCGACCAGCCTCGACGCCGCGCGCCAGAACGAGCTGGTCGAGAACTGGATCACCCGCAGGGTCGACGCGATCGCGGTGGCGGTGGAGAACCGCGGCGGGATCTCGTCGGTGCTGCGCAAGGCCCGCGAGCACGGCATCAAGGTGCTGACCTGGGATGCCGATGCCGAGCCTGACGCGCGCGATTTTTTTGTCAACCAGGCGACGCCCGAAGGGATCGCCACGACGCTGACCGACGAGGCGGCGCGGCTGCTGAACGGTGAAGGACAGTTTGCGATCGTCACCGGCGCCCTCAGCGCCGCCAACCAGAACGAGTGGATCGCCAACATCCGGGCGCGCCTCGCCGCGAAGTACCCCAAGCTGGCGCTCGCGACGATCCGCCCGAGCGACGACGACCGCGACAAGGCCTTCGCCGAAACCCAGACGATTCTGCGCGTCAACCCGGCGGTGACGCTGGTGATGGCGATCTCGGCGCCGGCGGTGCCGGGCGCCGCCGAGGCGGTCCGTCAGGCCGGACGGAGCGGCGCGGTCAAGGTGATCGGGCTGTCGCTGCCGAACATGAACAAGCCGTACGTCCACAGCGGCGTCGTCCAAGCGGTCATCCTCTGGAACACCCGCGATCTCGGGTACTTGACGGTCGTGTCGGCGTCGCAGCTGGTGCGGCAGACCATCGCTGCGGGCGCGACGAGCCTCGAGGCGGGCCGGCTCGGACGCATCCAGGTGCGCGGCAGTGAGATCATCCTGGGCGCGCCGCTGCTGATGAACAAGAGCAACATCGACCGCTACGATTTCTAG
- a CDS encoding ABC transporter permease encodes MNRRRELSLAAAMAALCVPLALLAPGFFSRENLNDLFLGNFPVLLAAMGATLVVVAGEIDISIGSIFAICGVIAGTAAVSGLPLSVTFLVTCAAGALLGSSNGALVAYAGLPSIVVTLATMVAGREALRWITQGAWVQGLPPSFQWLGLGQARFPAVAAVLTLGLQAALAWGSRHLAAFRAVYATGSDAEAARLAGIHPARVKFAVFAAGGAFAGLAAFMNAVRFNQVPSNAGIGLEMKVIAAVVVGGAAIGGGRGSFGGTLLGVLLLASVGPALVFLGVSSYWERALHGVIILLAVGVEALHRGQGARGRRLAA; translated from the coding sequence GTGAACCGACGCCGCGAGCTGAGCCTCGCCGCGGCGATGGCCGCGCTCTGCGTCCCGCTGGCGCTGCTGGCGCCGGGCTTTTTCAGCCGCGAAAACCTCAACGATCTCTTTCTGGGCAATTTCCCCGTGCTGCTGGCGGCGATGGGCGCGACGCTCGTGGTCGTCGCGGGCGAGATCGACATCTCGATCGGATCGATCTTCGCCATCTGCGGCGTGATCGCCGGAACGGCCGCGGTGTCGGGGCTGCCGCTGTCCGTGACGTTCCTGGTGACCTGCGCAGCCGGGGCGCTCCTCGGATCGAGCAACGGTGCGCTGGTGGCGTACGCCGGTCTGCCCTCGATCGTCGTGACGCTCGCGACGATGGTCGCGGGGCGCGAGGCGCTGCGATGGATCACGCAGGGCGCCTGGGTGCAGGGCCTGCCGCCGTCGTTTCAGTGGCTGGGTCTCGGCCAGGCGCGCTTCCCCGCGGTCGCGGCCGTCCTCACGCTGGGGTTGCAGGCGGCGCTCGCCTGGGGCTCGCGCCATCTCGCGGCGTTTCGCGCGGTGTACGCCACCGGCTCTGACGCCGAAGCGGCCCGCCTCGCCGGCATCCACCCGGCGCGGGTCAAGTTCGCGGTGTTCGCGGCGGGCGGCGCTTTCGCCGGTCTGGCGGCGTTCATGAACGCCGTCCGCTTCAATCAGGTGCCGAGCAACGCCGGGATTGGGCTCGAGATGAAAGTGATTGCCGCGGTGGTCGTGGGTGGCGCGGCGATCGGCGGCGGCCGCGGCAGTTTCGGCGGCACCCTGCTCGGCGTGCTGCTGCTGGCGAGCGTCGGACCGGCGCTCGTCTTCCTCGGCGTCAGCAGCTACTGGGAGCGGGCGCTCCACGGCGTCATCATCCTGCTCGCGGTGGGCGTCGAGGCGCTGCATCGCGGGCAAGGGGCGCGGGGCCGAAGGCTGGCCGCGTGA
- a CDS encoding sugar ABC transporter ATP-binding protein: MLGVRGLAKSYGAVRALKGISFDLRPGEVHALVGENGAGKSTLIKIVTGAVAADAGTIEVGGRPLASLDPHAAHLAGIAAVYQQPALFPHLSVAENIALGHRAAGGGWRVDWEGRRRQARALLARIGATFDPDRAVETLSMPEQQLVEIARALGSQARIFILDEPTASLGEREVAALLETVVRLTAEGAGVIYISHRLDEIFAVADRITVLRDGASVGTFTAKAIGRDELVRHMVGRPMTDVYPRRESTRGAAVIDLEGVGHRASGVDGVSLSVREGEIVGLAGLVGSGRTELAEILFGLRPADAGRIRLRGTPVTLASPAAAIAHGIAYVPEDRRRHGVILDLPIAANVSLASLAAVTRRGLIDRAAETAAAARFIDRLHIKAPSPAVEVRTLSGGNQQKVALARWLATRPSLLILDEPTQGVDVGAKAEIHRLMAELAAGGLAVLMISSELPEVLGMSDRIGVMRNGTLAGMLDRADATQDRVLAMALGHRDGDDVGPGEAGR, from the coding sequence ATGCTGGGCGTCCGCGGGCTCGCCAAGTCCTATGGCGCGGTGCGGGCGCTGAAGGGCATCTCGTTCGATCTGCGTCCCGGCGAAGTGCATGCGCTGGTCGGCGAGAATGGCGCCGGCAAGTCGACGCTGATCAAGATTGTGACCGGCGCGGTCGCGGCGGACGCGGGCACGATCGAGGTCGGCGGTCGCCCGCTCGCGTCGCTCGACCCGCATGCGGCGCATCTGGCCGGCATCGCGGCGGTCTACCAGCAGCCGGCGCTCTTTCCCCACCTCAGCGTCGCCGAGAACATCGCGCTCGGCCATCGCGCCGCCGGCGGCGGCTGGCGTGTCGACTGGGAGGGACGCCGGCGGCAGGCGCGGGCGCTGCTGGCGCGGATCGGCGCGACCTTCGATCCGGATCGCGCGGTCGAGACGCTGAGCATGCCGGAGCAGCAGCTCGTGGAAATCGCGCGCGCGCTCGGTTCGCAAGCGCGGATCTTCATCCTGGACGAGCCGACGGCGTCGCTCGGCGAACGCGAGGTCGCGGCGCTCCTCGAGACCGTGGTACGCCTCACGGCTGAGGGCGCCGGCGTCATCTACATCTCGCACCGCCTCGACGAGATCTTTGCCGTCGCCGACCGCATCACCGTGCTGCGCGACGGCGCCAGCGTCGGCACGTTTACCGCCAAGGCGATCGGGCGCGACGAGCTCGTCCGCCACATGGTCGGACGGCCGATGACCGACGTCTATCCGCGGCGCGAGTCGACGCGCGGCGCGGCCGTGATCGATCTCGAGGGAGTCGGTCACCGCGCGAGCGGCGTAGACGGCGTGTCGCTGAGCGTGCGCGAAGGCGAGATCGTCGGCCTCGCCGGACTCGTCGGGTCCGGGCGCACCGAGCTGGCCGAAATACTCTTCGGGCTGCGGCCCGCCGACGCGGGGCGCATTCGGCTGCGCGGCACGCCGGTGACGCTGGCGTCGCCCGCCGCCGCGATCGCGCATGGCATCGCCTACGTGCCTGAGGATCGACGGCGGCACGGGGTCATCCTCGACCTGCCGATCGCCGCCAATGTCAGTCTCGCCAGCCTCGCGGCGGTGACGCGGCGCGGCCTGATCGATCGCGCGGCGGAGACGGCGGCGGCGGCGCGTTTCATCGATCGGCTCCACATCAAGGCGCCGTCGCCGGCGGTCGAGGTCCGGACGCTGTCGGGCGGCAATCAGCAGAAGGTGGCGCTGGCACGCTGGCTGGCGACGCGGCCGTCGCTGCTGATCCTCGACGAACCGACGCAGGGCGTCGACGTCGGGGCGAAGGCGGAAATCCACCGGCTGATGGCGGAGCTCGCCGCCGGCGGTCTCGCGGTCCTCATGATCTCGTCGGAGCTGCCGGAGGTGCTCGGGATGAGCGATCGGATCGGGGTCATGCGCAACGGCACCCTCGCGGGCATGCTCGATCGCGCCGACGCGACCCAGGATCGCGTGCTGGCCATGGCGCTCGGGCACCGCGACGGCGATGACGTCGGTCCCGGCGAGGCCGGCAGGTGA
- a CDS encoding bifunctional rhamnulose-1-phosphate aldolase/short-chain dehydrogenase, with amino-acid sequence MTTPPLTRLKDLWDARTAESLAGTPLELLRYRSNLLGEDLRITNFGGGNTSSKFELPDPLTGAPTRVMAVKGSGGDLRSIAAGGFALLYMEKLEALAARYRGEAFEDEMVGLYPLCAFGENRVAASIDTALHAFLPFPHVDHLHPDWAIALAASANGAEKLEEFNRQFERRIAWVPWQRPGFELALMLRAAVADHPGCDGIVLGGHGLFTWGATQYECYLSSLRTIDQMGAFISQHETRAGRPRFGGAAVTAAVADVESATADLFPYLRGAVSSNRRVVGHADASAEAIEFANSTWAEALCGLGTSCPDHFLRTRISPMFVPWDPAKEDAAALRARIGERIVRYRDDYAAYYRAFAEPASPALRDSNPSVVVIPGLGLFGFGKDKREARITTEFFVNAIHVMQGANALEGSAVPAALPQVRRPDQAKEFRTLHNYVALPRLEAFRIEYWALEEAKLQRMPPEKEFSRKVVVVVGAGSGIGREVALQIARRGGHVFAADANGAAAAETAQQAAGLSSKEMADAAPLDLTSRATVAAAMRAAVLRFGGFDSVINTAAIFPTPPLGTPAEETWGAAMSINVTSNFVLAQEAATILRAQQLPASLVLTSSANAVVAKAGSEAYDVSKAAINHLVRELAVGLGPLVRVNAIAPATVVAGSAMFPRDRVMVSLRKYGIAFGDSESTDELRARLAEFYAQRTITKRPILPIDNANAICWLAGDQSAKTTGHVIPVDGGLAEAFLR; translated from the coding sequence ATGACGACACCACCATTGACCCGTTTGAAAGACCTCTGGGATGCGCGGACCGCCGAGAGTCTTGCGGGCACTCCGCTCGAGCTGTTGCGCTACCGTTCGAATCTCCTCGGCGAGGACCTTCGCATCACGAACTTCGGCGGCGGCAACACCAGCTCGAAGTTCGAGCTGCCGGATCCACTGACCGGCGCGCCGACGCGGGTGATGGCGGTGAAGGGCAGCGGCGGCGACCTGCGTTCGATCGCCGCGGGCGGCTTCGCCCTCCTCTACATGGAGAAGCTCGAGGCGCTCGCCGCCCGCTATCGCGGCGAGGCGTTCGAAGACGAGATGGTGGGCCTCTATCCGCTGTGCGCCTTCGGCGAGAATCGCGTGGCCGCCTCGATCGATACCGCGCTGCATGCGTTCCTGCCCTTTCCGCACGTCGATCACCTGCACCCCGACTGGGCGATCGCGCTCGCCGCGAGCGCCAACGGCGCGGAGAAGCTCGAGGAGTTCAACCGCCAGTTCGAGCGCCGCATCGCGTGGGTGCCGTGGCAGCGTCCCGGCTTCGAGCTGGCGCTGATGCTGCGCGCGGCGGTGGCGGATCATCCGGGCTGTGACGGCATCGTGCTCGGCGGTCATGGGCTCTTCACGTGGGGCGCGACGCAGTACGAGTGCTATCTGAGCAGCCTGCGCACCATCGATCAGATGGGCGCGTTCATCAGCCAGCACGAGACGCGCGCCGGTCGCCCGCGCTTCGGCGGCGCGGCAGTGACGGCGGCCGTCGCCGACGTCGAGTCGGCGACCGCCGATCTGTTCCCATACCTGCGCGGCGCCGTCTCGTCGAACCGGCGCGTTGTCGGTCACGCCGACGCGTCCGCCGAGGCGATCGAGTTCGCCAACTCGACGTGGGCCGAGGCGCTGTGCGGGCTCGGTACGAGCTGCCCGGATCACTTTCTGCGAACACGTATTTCGCCGATGTTCGTCCCCTGGGATCCGGCCAAGGAGGACGCGGCCGCGCTGCGCGCGCGGATCGGCGAGCGGATCGTGCGCTACCGGGACGACTACGCGGCGTACTACCGGGCGTTCGCCGAGCCGGCGTCACCTGCGCTGCGCGACAGCAACCCGTCGGTCGTGGTCATTCCCGGATTGGGACTCTTCGGTTTCGGCAAGGACAAGCGGGAAGCGCGGATTACGACCGAGTTCTTCGTCAACGCGATTCACGTGATGCAGGGAGCGAACGCGCTCGAAGGGTCCGCCGTGCCGGCGGCGCTGCCGCAGGTACGGCGTCCGGACCAGGCGAAAGAGTTCCGGACGCTCCACAACTACGTCGCCCTGCCGCGGCTGGAGGCCTTCCGGATCGAGTATTGGGCGCTCGAGGAAGCCAAGCTGCAGCGGATGCCCCCCGAGAAAGAGTTCAGCCGCAAAGTGGTCGTGGTCGTCGGCGCCGGCAGCGGCATCGGGCGCGAAGTCGCGCTGCAGATCGCCCGCCGCGGCGGACATGTCTTCGCCGCCGACGCCAACGGGGCGGCGGCGGCCGAGACGGCGCAGCAGGCGGCGGGACTCTCGTCGAAGGAGATGGCGGACGCGGCGCCGCTCGACCTGACGTCGCGCGCCACCGTGGCGGCGGCGATGAGGGCCGCTGTCCTGCGCTTCGGCGGCTTCGACTCGGTGATCAACACCGCGGCGATCTTTCCGACGCCGCCGCTGGGCACGCCGGCGGAGGAGACGTGGGGCGCGGCGATGAGCATCAACGTGACGTCGAACTTCGTGCTGGCGCAGGAAGCGGCGACGATCCTGCGGGCGCAGCAGCTGCCGGCGTCGCTCGTGCTGACCAGCTCTGCCAACGCCGTGGTGGCGAAGGCGGGCAGCGAGGCCTACGACGTCAGCAAGGCCGCGATCAATCACCTGGTGCGCGAACTAGCGGTCGGGCTGGGGCCGCTCGTGCGGGTCAACGCGATCGCGCCAGCGACGGTGGTCGCCGGCTCGGCGATGTTCCCGCGCGACCGGGTGATGGTGTCGCTGCGGAAATACGGCATCGCGTTCGGCGACTCCGAGTCGACCGACGAGCTGCGCGCCCGGCTCGCCGAGTTCTACGCGCAGCGCACGATCACCAAGCGGCCGATCCTGCCGATCGACAACGCCAACGCGATCTGCTGGCTGGCGGGCGACCAGAGCGCGAAGACGACGGGCCACGTGATTCCAGTCGACGGCGGCCTCGCGGAGGCGTTTCTCCGTTAG